In a single window of the Hoyosella subflava DQS3-9A1 genome:
- a CDS encoding anthranilate synthase component I family protein: protein MTVSTTEHLAPSADPVALFRAIAAEHERCFWLDGGASRPWSGNRSILGWLTDDDVSLSYCAARREVTRQSAGTSAVVGDDIFAVLESEMADDSADVLWVGYFGYASRPDLPASTELNGMPDAIWMRARHTQVITHGQGYEDAVPVKAPPNSPHPVPAEYAAAFAAVQQQLHAGNTYEVNLTHRQVVRSDMDPVAAYLRLRALNPAPYAGFLQHQGRWLLSSSPERYATIHSDRMIETRPIKGTTPRGLTPELDEQSRQRLATDAKFRAENLMIVDLLRNDVGMVSKPGSVEVPRLMNVESYVSVHQLVSTVRGQLRDDVSSVAALRALFPAGSMTGAPKRRTMEVIRDVEATPRGVYSGAFGWISSNGCADLAVVIRSLTTEGDGQWTVGTGGGITVQSEVSDEYAEATWKAAKLIEVLDPRGRVRADTG, encoded by the coding sequence ATGACAGTCTCCACGACCGAACACCTTGCTCCGAGTGCCGATCCCGTAGCCCTGTTCCGGGCGATCGCTGCGGAGCACGAGCGATGCTTCTGGCTAGACGGCGGCGCGTCACGCCCATGGTCAGGGAACCGGTCGATCCTCGGCTGGCTGACCGATGACGACGTCTCGCTGTCCTACTGCGCCGCCCGCCGGGAAGTGACTCGTCAATCAGCGGGCACCTCCGCTGTGGTCGGGGACGATATCTTCGCTGTGCTCGAGTCCGAGATGGCCGACGACTCCGCCGACGTCCTCTGGGTGGGGTACTTCGGATATGCCAGCAGGCCCGACCTCCCGGCCAGCACGGAGCTGAATGGAATGCCGGACGCAATCTGGATGCGCGCTCGCCACACCCAGGTCATTACGCACGGCCAGGGATACGAGGACGCCGTGCCGGTAAAGGCGCCGCCCAACTCCCCGCATCCCGTACCGGCCGAATACGCCGCAGCTTTCGCCGCCGTCCAGCAGCAGCTCCACGCGGGAAACACTTACGAAGTCAACCTGACGCACCGTCAGGTGGTGAGGTCCGACATGGACCCTGTCGCCGCCTACCTCCGCCTGCGGGCGCTGAACCCCGCACCGTACGCCGGATTCCTCCAGCATCAAGGCCGTTGGCTGCTCAGCTCCTCACCTGAGCGTTACGCGACGATCCATAGTGACCGGATGATCGAGACTAGGCCGATCAAGGGGACGACGCCGCGCGGTCTCACACCTGAGCTCGACGAGCAGTCCCGGCAACGACTCGCTACTGACGCCAAATTCCGGGCCGAGAACTTGATGATTGTGGATCTCCTCCGCAACGACGTCGGGATGGTCAGCAAGCCGGGCAGCGTCGAGGTTCCGCGTTTGATGAACGTCGAGTCCTATGTGTCGGTCCACCAGCTCGTATCCACAGTGCGCGGGCAGCTTCGAGACGACGTAAGCTCAGTGGCTGCGCTCCGCGCGCTTTTCCCCGCCGGTTCCATGACCGGTGCACCGAAGCGACGCACGATGGAGGTGATCCGTGACGTGGAGGCAACGCCACGAGGGGTCTACTCGGGCGCCTTCGGCTGGATTTCGAGCAACGGTTGCGCGGACCTAGCTGTCGTGATCCGAAGTCTTACAACGGAGGGTGACGGCCAATGGACGGTAGGCACCGGCGGTGGCATCACCGTGCAGTCGGAGGTGTCCGACGAGTACGCCGAAGCCACATGGAAGGCGGCGAAGCTGATCGAGGTGCTTGACCCTCGCGGCCGGGTGCGTGCGGACACGGGCTAA
- a CDS encoding bifunctional folylpolyglutamate synthase/dihydrofolate synthase encodes MNPRRASNRVHSLSRVEEQLLARWPERKIEPSLDRITSVMALLGDPQRTYRSVHLTGTNGKTSTARMIEALLAESGERTGRLTSPHLTSIRERISIVEDAISVPAFLSAYATVADEAQRVDATMQHPLSFFEMTVAMAYHAFRAAAIDVAVVEVGMGGRWDATNVIDSDVAVILPIDLDHTDILGSTTTAIAQEKGGIIKPGSVAVSARQRADVANVLQARARSVSARLLVEGDDFALLQRKAVEDGQVFSARGLYGTYADLLLTLRGRHQAENAACAIVAAESILGRELASEAVEAGLARVTSPGRFDFYPGTPPVILDAAHNPHGARALAESLAELSPCRTFGVVAAMADKNVDGMLRELEPVIDVVVCTRNSSPRSLTAAELAWYARQVFGAQRIHVARNVAAAIDVAAGFAAPMLERPCDALVLVTGSVVTVGDATRFLSRTRPTKLG; translated from the coding sequence GTGAACCCGCGTCGTGCATCGAACCGAGTTCACTCGCTGAGCCGGGTCGAAGAACAACTCCTCGCACGCTGGCCCGAGCGCAAGATCGAACCTTCGCTGGACCGCATCACCAGCGTCATGGCGTTGCTTGGCGATCCCCAGCGAACCTATCGAAGCGTTCATCTGACCGGGACCAACGGCAAAACGAGTACGGCGCGAATGATCGAGGCGCTCCTTGCTGAATCGGGAGAACGAACGGGGCGGCTCACAAGCCCTCATCTGACGAGCATCAGGGAACGCATAAGCATCGTTGAAGACGCCATCAGCGTGCCCGCGTTCCTTTCCGCTTACGCCACCGTCGCGGATGAGGCTCAGCGTGTTGACGCGACAATGCAGCATCCGCTGTCGTTCTTCGAGATGACTGTGGCAATGGCCTACCACGCGTTCAGGGCGGCCGCGATCGATGTCGCCGTTGTCGAAGTCGGCATGGGAGGGCGGTGGGACGCGACCAACGTCATTGACTCCGATGTCGCAGTGATTCTCCCAATCGACCTCGACCACACCGACATTCTGGGATCAACAACGACGGCGATCGCCCAGGAGAAGGGAGGCATCATCAAGCCGGGTTCGGTAGCCGTCAGCGCCCGGCAGCGTGCGGACGTGGCCAACGTACTGCAGGCGCGTGCTCGTTCGGTGAGTGCTCGGCTCCTCGTTGAGGGCGACGATTTCGCCTTGCTGCAGCGCAAGGCTGTGGAGGACGGCCAAGTCTTTTCGGCGCGGGGGCTGTACGGGACATACGCTGACCTCCTGCTCACCCTGCGCGGACGTCACCAGGCCGAGAACGCGGCCTGCGCGATCGTGGCAGCCGAGTCAATACTCGGCCGAGAACTTGCCTCAGAAGCTGTGGAAGCTGGTCTTGCGCGCGTGACCTCCCCAGGCCGGTTCGACTTCTATCCCGGCACGCCTCCGGTGATTCTGGACGCCGCGCACAACCCACATGGTGCACGCGCACTGGCCGAATCGCTCGCCGAGCTCTCGCCGTGCCGCACTTTTGGGGTCGTAGCGGCGATGGCCGACAAAAACGTCGACGGCATGCTCCGAGAACTCGAGCCCGTCATCGACGTCGTCGTCTGTACCCGCAACTCGAGTCCGCGAAGCCTTACCGCGGCAGAGCTCGCCTGGTATGCACGGCAGGTGTTCGGTGCACAACGAATCCATGTCGCCCGCAATGTGGCGGCAGCAATCGACGTGGCTGCCGGGTTTGCCGCACCCATGCTTGAGCGGCCGTGTGACGCCCTCGTCCTCGTCACCGGATCGGTTGTGACTGTGGGTGATGCGACGAGATTCCTCAGCCGCACCCGGCCAACCAAACTCGGTTAA
- a CDS encoding bifunctional methylenetetrahydrofolate dehydrogenase/methenyltetrahydrofolate cyclohydrolase translates to MTIATRIDGRKVAAHVKTELAVRVAALHARGIRPGLGTVLVGDDPGSHSYVAGKHRDCAEVGIESIRVELPATATSAEIELAVRRLNSDPACTGFIVQLPLPAHVDTHKILQLVDPEKDADGLHPTNLGKLVLGIPGPLPCTPRGIIELLRQHDVEITGQRFCVIGCGLTVGRPLGLILTRPTEHATVTLCHEATVDIAAHTRASDVVVAAAGVAHLVKPDWIRPGATVLSVGVTRTIEGILGDVHPEVNSVAGKVSPATGGVGPMTRAMLLTNIVEIAERNRPIVAAEVAPAIETPHGEVEVPV, encoded by the coding sequence GTGACTATCGCTACGAGGATCGACGGACGCAAGGTCGCGGCACACGTCAAGACAGAGCTAGCAGTGCGAGTCGCCGCTCTGCATGCCCGGGGCATTCGGCCCGGGCTCGGCACCGTTCTCGTAGGCGACGACCCGGGGAGCCACTCGTATGTCGCCGGCAAGCACCGGGACTGCGCTGAGGTCGGCATCGAGTCGATACGAGTCGAGCTCCCCGCAACGGCAACTTCAGCCGAGATCGAACTGGCAGTACGGCGCCTCAATAGTGACCCGGCATGTACCGGGTTCATCGTCCAGCTTCCGTTGCCTGCCCATGTCGATACACACAAGATCCTTCAGCTCGTCGACCCCGAGAAGGATGCCGATGGGCTGCATCCAACCAACCTCGGCAAGCTGGTGCTCGGAATCCCCGGCCCGCTGCCGTGCACCCCCCGCGGGATCATCGAGCTCCTCCGCCAGCATGACGTCGAGATCACAGGCCAGAGGTTCTGCGTGATCGGCTGCGGGCTCACCGTAGGCAGACCACTCGGACTCATCCTCACGCGACCGACTGAGCACGCCACCGTGACGCTGTGTCATGAGGCGACCGTTGACATTGCCGCCCATACCCGCGCGTCAGACGTCGTCGTCGCGGCTGCTGGCGTCGCTCACCTAGTCAAGCCGGACTGGATCCGTCCCGGCGCTACGGTGCTCTCAGTCGGTGTCACTCGCACCATCGAGGGCATTCTTGGAGATGTCCACCCCGAGGTGAATTCAGTCGCAGGCAAGGTTAGCCCAGCTACCGGCGGCGTGGGGCCAATGACGCGAGCCATGCTATTGACGAACATCGTCGAAATTGCGGAACGGAACCGGCCCATCGTAGCTGCCGAGGTCGCGCCCGCGATCGAAACACCCCACGGCGAGGTCGAGGTGCCCGTATGA
- the folP gene encoding dihydropteroate synthase — translation MTVFDTVEATRRPIKSTGMSRCVVLGILNVTPDSFSDGGKFDKVSTAIERGIELARQGADIIDVGGESTRPGASRVDEPEELRRVIPVIRALSESGVKVSVDTMRATVAARALDAGAVLVNDVSGGLADSAMLPFLAGSNVPCVLMHWRAHAAVMQRYAVYDSVVQDVCFELARRADQALAAGVDGDNIVLDPGLGFAKTADQSWSLLAALPTLRGLGFPILVGASRKRFLSECVDYGTLKRENPADRDDASSAVAAVAAASGAWGVRVHDTAAAAAAVRVARRLRTAGAGGL, via the coding sequence ATGACAGTTTTCGACACAGTCGAGGCAACGCGACGTCCCATCAAATCCACTGGTATGAGCCGGTGCGTCGTCCTCGGTATCCTCAATGTGACGCCCGATTCGTTCTCCGACGGTGGCAAATTCGACAAAGTCAGCACTGCGATCGAGCGCGGTATTGAACTGGCGCGTCAGGGTGCCGACATTATTGATGTCGGGGGCGAATCCACGCGGCCAGGCGCTTCGCGGGTGGATGAGCCCGAGGAGCTTCGCCGGGTGATCCCCGTGATCCGCGCGCTGAGCGAGTCAGGCGTGAAGGTATCAGTGGACACGATGCGCGCGACGGTTGCCGCTCGGGCGCTCGATGCGGGAGCCGTCCTGGTCAACGACGTCTCTGGCGGGCTCGCCGACTCGGCGATGCTGCCCTTTCTTGCGGGATCGAACGTCCCATGTGTCCTGATGCATTGGCGTGCCCATGCTGCGGTTATGCAGCGCTACGCGGTTTACGACTCAGTAGTCCAGGATGTGTGTTTCGAGCTAGCGAGGCGTGCCGATCAAGCGCTGGCTGCAGGCGTCGACGGCGATAACATCGTCCTCGATCCGGGCCTTGGGTTTGCGAAAACTGCTGATCAGAGCTGGTCCCTGCTTGCCGCCCTCCCGACGCTGCGTGGGCTCGGGTTCCCAATCCTCGTTGGCGCTTCACGTAAGCGATTCCTTTCGGAATGCGTTGATTACGGAACCCTCAAACGGGAGAATCCGGCCGACCGCGACGACGCTTCCAGCGCTGTCGCGGCAGTTGCAGCCGCGTCCGGCGCTTGGGGGGTCCGTGTGCATGACACGGCAGCGGCCGCCGCCGCTGTTCGCGTTGCGCGGCGTCTTCGCACAGCCGGAGCGGGTGGCTTGTGA
- a CDS encoding BCCT family transporter: MTTTPEKPPRLDQLERWSGTYDGRIHSTQSPPSSEPDFLKAPSPPPPTGKLIPAPRVYYPAAGILVVFVAITAIFPHQVGDLIGQANTSVVQDLAWWYIAVVAAFIFFCIWIAASHMGNIVLGKDGDQPEFSRGSWFAMLFAAGMGIGLVFWGVAEPLSHFAATPPGMPGADAAERARTAMNVTFLHWGLHAWAIYAVVGLAVAYSVHRLGNPISLRWTLRPLLGDRVQGFWGDVIDVIAVLGTLFGIATSLGLGVSQIGAGLGYLEVIDQPSTWLLVVLIIGITAIAVVSVVTGIDKGIKWLSNINLFLAIGLVGAILVLGPTVFILSDLTTQVGSYVQDFFRLSFNGMPFEEDGKQWLGGWTTFYWGWWMSWAPFVGVFIARISKGRTIREFIVGVLLVPTLVTFLWFSVMGGTALYQEVLGSGGLIAEDGSVSAPTALFQLIDGVAPTLAVLLSVVAILLVVIFFVTSSDSGSLVVAMLSSGGNPNPPIWARAFWAVLEGAIAAALLVAGASVSGADPLSALQTMAILLALPFSIVMLLMCAATAKALLIENRYRLRKQRAWLAEQIAQEMQKR; encoded by the coding sequence GTGACGACCACCCCTGAGAAACCGCCGCGGCTGGACCAGTTAGAACGCTGGTCCGGAACCTACGACGGACGGATTCACAGCACTCAGTCACCGCCATCCTCCGAACCGGACTTTTTGAAGGCCCCATCGCCGCCTCCGCCGACCGGAAAGCTGATTCCTGCACCGCGCGTCTATTATCCCGCTGCGGGCATCCTGGTGGTTTTTGTCGCGATCACCGCGATCTTTCCCCATCAGGTGGGCGACCTCATAGGCCAGGCCAACACCAGCGTGGTCCAGGACCTCGCCTGGTGGTATATCGCCGTCGTCGCTGCCTTCATCTTTTTCTGCATCTGGATCGCCGCTTCTCACATGGGCAACATCGTCCTGGGAAAGGACGGCGACCAGCCGGAGTTCTCCCGCGGGTCCTGGTTCGCGATGCTGTTCGCCGCTGGCATGGGGATAGGTCTGGTCTTTTGGGGCGTCGCCGAGCCGCTCAGTCACTTCGCGGCCACCCCACCTGGTATGCCGGGCGCCGACGCCGCGGAACGGGCCCGGACCGCCATGAACGTCACGTTTCTGCACTGGGGCTTGCACGCCTGGGCAATTTACGCGGTGGTGGGCTTGGCGGTCGCTTACTCGGTTCACCGCCTCGGCAACCCCATCTCGCTGCGGTGGACGCTGCGGCCGCTCCTGGGTGATCGGGTGCAAGGCTTCTGGGGCGACGTCATCGATGTGATCGCCGTTCTCGGCACGCTATTCGGTATCGCCACTTCGCTTGGCCTCGGGGTCAGTCAGATCGGGGCCGGCCTCGGCTACCTCGAGGTGATCGATCAGCCCTCCACCTGGCTGCTGGTTGTGCTGATCATTGGCATCACCGCGATCGCGGTGGTGTCCGTGGTCACCGGTATCGACAAGGGCATTAAATGGCTGTCGAACATCAACCTCTTCTTGGCAATTGGCCTTGTGGGGGCCATCCTGGTGCTCGGCCCGACGGTATTCATTCTCAGCGACCTGACCACGCAGGTCGGCTCCTACGTCCAGGACTTCTTCCGGCTCTCATTCAACGGCATGCCGTTCGAGGAGGACGGTAAACAGTGGCTCGGGGGATGGACGACCTTCTACTGGGGCTGGTGGATGAGCTGGGCGCCATTCGTGGGCGTCTTCATCGCCCGGATCTCCAAGGGGCGCACGATCCGCGAGTTCATCGTCGGCGTGCTCCTGGTGCCGACTCTCGTCACCTTCCTGTGGTTCTCAGTGATGGGCGGAACAGCGCTATACCAGGAGGTCTTAGGGAGTGGTGGTCTGATCGCCGAGGACGGTTCAGTGTCCGCGCCAACGGCATTGTTCCAGCTAATCGACGGCGTAGCGCCAACTCTCGCAGTCCTGCTGAGCGTCGTCGCGATTCTGCTTGTCGTGATCTTCTTCGTTACCAGCTCCGACTCTGGCTCGCTGGTCGTCGCCATGCTCTCATCTGGAGGTAATCCGAATCCTCCGATCTGGGCCCGCGCCTTCTGGGCGGTCCTGGAGGGGGCTATCGCCGCGGCGCTGCTGGTCGCTGGTGCATCCGTCTCTGGAGCCGATCCGCTCTCCGCATTGCAAACTATGGCGATCCTGCTCGCGCTGCCGTTCAGCATCGTGATGCTGCTGATGTGCGCCGCTACCGCGAAGGCGCTGTTAATCGAGAACCGCTACCGGTTGCGCAAGCAGCGGGCCTGGCTCGCCGAGCAGATAGCGCAGGAGATGCAGAAGCGGTGA
- a CDS encoding methylenetetrahydrofolate reductase has product MTRQQARTEVLVSLLTRVRYEVLPTEKVLDEVYATLPPGATVTVTASPAKGQQATLHIAERLAALGFDVVPHLAARMISGPGELAEITSRLQSARITKVFVPAGDDDTQGRAYSSALELLEDLSNMGNPFSEVGITGYPESHPHIHDDLTIQAMWDKRQHATQIVSNLTFDPGVLSDWVTRVRARNVNLPIFVGLPGPVERTKLLRMAAKIGVGESARFLAKNGGLFARIATPGGYDPARFLGRAATALGRNGMNIAGLHLFTFNQVAETEAWRTAQLARLLGHRKSYGHIQATELPLAGTP; this is encoded by the coding sequence GTGACGCGCCAGCAGGCCCGCACCGAAGTACTCGTAAGCCTGCTCACCCGAGTCCGATACGAGGTTCTGCCAACCGAAAAGGTCTTGGACGAGGTGTACGCCACCTTGCCTCCTGGAGCGACTGTCACGGTTACCGCGTCGCCGGCGAAAGGGCAGCAGGCGACGCTTCACATTGCCGAGCGGCTCGCCGCGCTTGGTTTCGACGTGGTGCCCCACCTCGCGGCGCGGATGATTTCAGGCCCGGGAGAGCTTGCCGAGATCACCAGTCGCCTGCAATCCGCAAGGATCACAAAGGTATTCGTGCCCGCCGGTGACGACGACACACAGGGCCGGGCCTACAGCAGCGCGCTGGAACTGCTGGAGGATTTATCGAACATGGGCAATCCATTTTCTGAGGTCGGGATAACCGGCTATCCAGAGTCGCACCCTCACATCCACGATGATCTGACGATTCAGGCCATGTGGGACAAACGGCAACACGCAACGCAGATCGTCAGCAACCTCACGTTCGATCCGGGTGTGCTGTCGGACTGGGTGACCCGTGTACGCGCGCGCAACGTGAACCTTCCAATCTTCGTGGGCTTGCCGGGCCCAGTTGAGCGCACGAAACTCCTGCGAATGGCAGCGAAAATCGGCGTCGGTGAATCAGCTCGCTTCCTCGCGAAAAACGGCGGGCTGTTTGCGCGTATCGCAACTCCCGGTGGCTACGATCCGGCCCGCTTTCTCGGACGGGCTGCGACGGCGCTCGGCCGCAACGGGATGAACATCGCTGGTCTCCATCTCTTTACCTTCAATCAGGTTGCCGAAACTGAAGCGTGGCGCACGGCCCAATTGGCGCGCTTACTCGGCCACCGCAAGTCGTATGGGCACATTCAGGCAACCGAACTCCCACTTGCGGGGACGCCGTGA
- a CDS encoding NAD(P)/FAD-dependent oxidoreductase, whose amino-acid sequence MKSITVVGASLAGLYAAQALRQQGFDGELTIIGDELRRPYDRPPLSKDFLIGKIDTDVLSLEAADEDLYARWLLGSPAVSLDTASRAVVLADGTRVASDGIVLATGARARKLPGSAAMAGVHVLRTIDDALALRTELLPGARLVVIGAGFIGGEVAATAKKLGLDVTIVEAMATPLAGPLGAMMGTAVCGLHSANGVALRCGVGVRRLTGSDRVESVELVDGTVLPADVVVVGIGAIPNTEWLTGSGVALGNGVECDHQGRTNVPGIIAVGDCAAWHDFRLGRAHRVEHWTGAMERPAIAVAALLRGGGHGENHEEDRHACIPYFWSDQHGVRIQFAGHAAEADSVTIEDGSPENFCFLAVYRRGETPVAVLGMNQSRAFGRWRRQLRAVHSATLQSLPPVLER is encoded by the coding sequence ATGAAATCCATCACCGTGGTCGGCGCCTCCCTAGCAGGCCTCTACGCGGCGCAGGCGCTGCGACAGCAGGGCTTTGACGGCGAGCTCACAATCATCGGTGATGAGCTGCGCAGGCCCTATGACAGGCCACCTCTGTCAAAGGACTTTCTGATCGGCAAGATCGACACAGATGTCCTGAGCCTGGAGGCTGCCGATGAAGATCTGTACGCACGCTGGCTTCTCGGTTCCCCAGCGGTGTCGCTGGACACAGCCAGCCGGGCGGTCGTCCTCGCCGATGGCACCCGGGTTGCCAGCGACGGAATAGTCCTTGCCACCGGGGCGCGAGCGCGAAAGCTGCCCGGATCCGCGGCGATGGCTGGCGTGCACGTGCTGCGCACGATCGACGACGCGCTCGCGCTCCGTACCGAGTTGTTGCCAGGCGCACGCCTCGTCGTGATCGGTGCGGGGTTCATTGGCGGTGAGGTCGCGGCCACGGCTAAGAAGCTTGGCCTTGATGTGACGATCGTTGAGGCGATGGCTACACCGCTCGCCGGCCCGCTTGGCGCGATGATGGGCACCGCCGTCTGCGGACTGCACAGTGCAAACGGGGTTGCCTTACGGTGTGGCGTCGGGGTGCGCCGACTCACGGGTAGCGACCGCGTCGAGAGTGTCGAACTCGTCGACGGCACAGTGCTTCCCGCTGACGTGGTCGTCGTTGGAATCGGGGCGATTCCCAACACCGAATGGCTCACAGGTTCCGGAGTGGCCCTCGGTAATGGGGTGGAGTGTGATCACCAGGGCCGAACCAACGTCCCTGGAATCATCGCAGTCGGCGACTGCGCCGCATGGCATGACTTCAGACTCGGACGTGCGCACCGCGTCGAGCACTGGACAGGTGCGATGGAGCGGCCAGCGATCGCCGTCGCGGCGCTCCTTCGAGGCGGTGGGCATGGTGAAAACCACGAAGAGGATCGTCACGCCTGCATTCCCTATTTCTGGTCGGATCAGCACGGCGTGCGAATTCAGTTCGCCGGCCACGCTGCCGAAGCAGATTCTGTGACGATCGAGGACGGATCGCCCGAGAATTTCTGTTTCCTCGCCGTGTACCGCCGTGGCGAAACCCCGGTCGCCGTCTTGGGCATGAACCAGTCACGCGCATTCGGCCGATGGCGCCGGCAACTCCGCGCTGTACACAGTGCGACGCTGCAATCCCTCCCTCCAGTCTTGGAAAGGTAA
- a CDS encoding ArsR/SmtB family transcription factor: protein MNSPIRGRSDSRIDGGELGSAASLFHSLSDATRLAIVLRLARGEARVADLVGELGLAQSTVSAHVACLRDCQLVAGRPEGRQIFYRLARRELIDLLASAETLLAATGNAVALCPNYGEPRPHE from the coding sequence ATTAATTCTCCAATACGCGGACGCAGTGATTCGCGCATAGACGGTGGGGAACTCGGTTCGGCCGCCTCCTTGTTCCACAGCCTCTCGGATGCCACCCGGCTCGCAATCGTGCTGCGCCTCGCACGCGGTGAAGCGAGGGTTGCGGATCTAGTAGGTGAGCTAGGCCTGGCTCAATCGACCGTTTCGGCGCACGTGGCCTGCTTGCGCGATTGCCAGCTTGTTGCGGGGCGACCAGAGGGAAGGCAAATCTTCTACCGCCTTGCCCGGCGTGAGCTGATCGATCTGTTGGCCTCTGCTGAGACGCTGCTGGCCGCTACGGGAAACGCGGTGGCGCTCTGCCCGAACTACGGAGAGCCCCGCCCGCATGAGTGA
- a CDS encoding bifunctional 3-phenylpropionate/cinnamic acid dioxygenase ferredoxin subunit, translating to MIRICPLSALPPGEALRVHAAQDAEPHPPIAVFHTEEGEIFAVDDTCTHQDASLADGWLEGCEIECPLHESKFNLRTGQVDSPPAKLPIRTHTVHIEDDHICVEMSDAQPNLPPGVKFGVES from the coding sequence ATGATCCGAATTTGTCCCCTCTCCGCACTTCCACCTGGAGAGGCTCTCCGTGTCCACGCGGCGCAAGACGCCGAACCCCATCCGCCCATCGCGGTGTTCCACACCGAAGAGGGCGAAATCTTCGCCGTCGACGACACTTGCACCCATCAGGACGCATCCCTGGCTGACGGATGGCTCGAAGGGTGCGAGATCGAATGCCCGCTGCACGAGTCAAAATTCAACCTGCGCACCGGTCAGGTCGATTCGCCTCCAGCCAAGCTGCCGATCAGGACGCACACAGTGCACATCGAAGACGACCACATCTGTGTCGAAATGTCGGACGCGCAGCCCAATCTCCCTCCTGGTGTCAAGTTCGGAGTGGAGTCATGA
- a CDS encoding IclR family transcriptional regulator, with protein sequence MGNEAQKSSDRPGKRGSDSPGGVQSVDRAISILEILAREGEAGVSDVAAEIGVHKSTAFRLLAALEERDFVEQSAERGKYRLAFGVLRLASAIPTRIDMVRQSQPIVEGLATHLGETINLAVVREHYAVNVQQARSSAAVASQNWVGQLTPLHATSSGKILLAYMPDEQRDSIIDKAGLPPLTKHTVTSRRALLDELAEVRETGFATAFEELEAGLNAAAVPVRDHTGDVVGALSASGPAFRFDTDWIKGAEADLRLAGSRISHRLGWLEKAARTVSDESVVS encoded by the coding sequence ATGGGCAACGAGGCGCAGAAATCCAGTGACCGGCCGGGTAAGCGCGGATCTGACAGCCCGGGCGGGGTGCAGTCAGTCGACCGGGCAATCTCAATTCTCGAGATCCTCGCACGCGAAGGTGAGGCGGGAGTGAGTGACGTCGCCGCGGAGATCGGCGTGCACAAATCGACAGCCTTCCGGCTTCTCGCGGCCTTGGAGGAGCGCGACTTCGTCGAGCAGAGCGCGGAGCGGGGCAAGTACCGGCTCGCCTTTGGAGTCCTTCGGCTTGCAAGCGCAATCCCGACTCGCATCGACATGGTTCGCCAGTCGCAGCCCATTGTCGAGGGGCTCGCTACGCACCTTGGCGAAACGATCAACCTCGCCGTGGTTCGCGAGCACTACGCGGTCAATGTGCAGCAGGCGCGCAGCTCCGCGGCAGTGGCAAGTCAGAACTGGGTCGGCCAGCTGACGCCCCTGCATGCGACCTCCAGCGGAAAGATTCTGCTTGCCTATATGCCCGATGAGCAGCGCGACTCGATCATCGACAAGGCGGGCCTCCCGCCCCTCACCAAGCACACGGTGACGTCGCGGCGGGCTCTTCTCGACGAGCTCGCGGAGGTTCGGGAGACGGGTTTCGCCACCGCATTCGAGGAGCTGGAAGCTGGTCTCAACGCCGCGGCTGTGCCGGTCCGGGATCACACTGGCGATGTTGTCGGAGCATTGAGTGCGTCCGGTCCGGCCTTCCGCTTCGACACGGACTGGATCAAGGGTGCGGAGGCGGATTTAAGGCTGGCTGGCAGCCGCATCAGCCATCGATTGGGCTGGCTCGAGAAAGCGGCCCGCACCGTCAGTGATGAGTCGGTGGTGTCCTGA